GCTGCTGAACACGCTGAACCGGCGGCCGCGCCGGACCGGTCTGCTGCGCAAGTTCGAGCGCACGGCGGGCGACGAGGTGCAGGGTGTGCTGTCCGAGGCGCGTGCGACGGTCGAGGTGATCGTGCAGCTGATCCGCGCCGACCACTGGCACATCGGTCTGGGCATCGGCGCGGTCGAGCAGCCGCTCCCGCGCAGTACCCGGGCCGGCAGCGGTACGGCGTTCTTCAACGCCAGGACCGCCGTCACCAAGGCCAAGTCGAGTCCGCACCACGTGAACGTCGTCGGCGACGACCCGCGGGTGGCCGACCAGGTGGAGAGCGTGCTCTGGCTGATGGCCTCCGTACTGCGACGCCGTAGCGAGCGCGGCTGGGCCGTGGCCGACCTGCTGGCGGAAGGGCTGACCCGCCGGGAGATCGGCGTGAAGCTCGGCATCAGTCAGTCGGCGGTGACCCAGCGGGCACAGGCGGCCGGGTTCGCCGAGGAACAACGAGGGCGGCTGCTGGCCGCGGAGCTGCTCGCACCGGGTGCCGCTGCATTACGGCGGCTGTCCTCGCGCTGACCGCGGCCGGGTTGATCCTTGCCGTAGTGGCGTGGATCCTGCCGGCGGGGGAGATCAGCGAGATCGTGGTCAGCGGCTTC
The Kribbella italica DNA segment above includes these coding regions:
- a CDS encoding transposase yields the protein MVFVLTVDQRGSGGASDLVPELLNTLNRRPRRTGLLRKFERTAGDEVQGVLSEARATVEVIVQLIRADHWHIGLGIGAVEQPLPRSTRAGSGTAFFNARTAVTKAKSSPHHVNVVGDDPRVADQVESVLWLMASVLRRRSERGWAVADLLAEGLTRREIGVKLGISQSAVTQRAQAAGFAEEQRGRLLAAELLAPGAAALRRLSSR